A window of Punica granatum isolate Tunisia-2019 chromosome 8, ASM765513v2, whole genome shotgun sequence genomic DNA:
GGGTCGGCAGTGACCTTTGTTGACCTCGATTTGGTGTTGGGGGTGGCCGCAATCGAGTCCACCACTGCTACTTGCCCCCTCCTCCCTTTGCTCCAACCGACCTTTCCCtaccctttttttaaaattttcagaattatttttattgaataaaaaaatgtggGCTCCACCTCATCGAATAATATGACAACACGTGGAACCGTCAATGCTTGATCAGCCAATATTGTTATAATTAACGAAATATTTAATGGCATGCTAGATTTGAGACTAAAATGAAAGATCGtgcatttttattctttttctgaaaagttgtgctagaattaaaaatttgagcAAATATCGTGCctttttacataattaatccgaaattaaaattagtcCGATGAATTCAACAACTCCTCGCTCCAAACAGTTTTCAACATTGACACAAATGGGTATCCTCATAAAATCATGTACTGTTTGtcaaaatgaatgaaataatGCTCTTCACAAAGAATAATATCCGATTCGCTACCATAGAGTACTTTGtccatatatatagacatataaATCTTAAATGATGGATGAAAGACATATATAGTTAGATCGATTTGATTCTATATTTCCAATCATCGGATTCATGCATGAGGATCCCTTTGACTGATGGTCCAGCATGGCATATTATTAGCTTCCATTCATTTAGGTTTAAGTACTCAGAAAAATTATTAAGAGGGAATCAATGGATAAAAGCACAAACACCGAGGAGATATGGGATATTGTGATACCATGTTACCTTTGACCTTGGCATATCTAATCCAAACGGACCAGACCTCTCGAACTTTATCCATTGCACCATAATTttgttcctttattttttttggaatcATTAATGTAAAAAAGATATACATGCATAGCACCTTTGATGatgttatatattatatttatacgGAAAGGGACAATGAAAATGTCGGTCGCACCATCCCCATGGCCGATGCCCAAGCGTGCGACCGACACATAATTGCCATTGAAGGCCCGGTTGTTGGGAAGACACTCAACCCCCAATCATTCTTTGGTGCCACATTCATTCCCACTATATCCTAAATTATTAACTgctcatatttatttattttcatattcgATCGTAATTATATCCATGTATTTCCGTTAATTTCTCTCGGTGTCTCTCTTTAGATAggccttttttatttaaaattaatgcatcttaaaataacaatatagagtcattctttttaatttggttttgcttttaaaattttaattaatacaGTATGATAGCATCATTTGTGCATGATAAATGTCAAAATACAAGTGACGTACCAACTTATAGTTGTGTTGAACAAGTAAAATTTTATCTCCGAATAGCGTTATTAACGATAACTAATTAAGTCGatgaaatcaaaatgaaaaagagGTGAAAATTCTAATTGGATTTTGACACATATGATGAAGAGTAATTCTACATGTATAATCACAGGGTCATCGACTCCTCAAATGACATTATTAGAGAAAACTGAATCCATGCAATCAGCCTTTCATCTTTCCGTAGGCCAATTAATCAGCACATAATTGTTTTTCAATTGAGCCTAGAGACATGAGCCTAGTGATTAATTAAGGTTGTGTACGAAGTTATGCAATGCACGTTCTTATTAGAATAATCAGCTTCACCTTCTTTACTCTCCCTGAAGGCAAttatattctctttttttttataatttgtatatcCCTTTTCTTGCAGTTGGCTCAATGATTATTGGAACATTCAATATGTACGAAACAAATTAAGGTTCATGTAATTGCTGTTAAAAACAATAATCGAATTATATaccttttaatttctttaagtTAAGcgattttttttcgattacaaaggaGACGCGAGGCCTATTACAGTGAAAGAGAAAGTTAAATGGAAATTTAAATAGAGGGAAAATAATTGTAAGACAAGCAAGACTTTGGTTATAGTAATTGGGGGCGGTTAAGAATCatacaattaaaatatttttaatgaataatataCAATCAAGATAATTAATGATTTAACGCAAGTTACACATAGGATTATTGTCCTTTTAAGCAATAGCATGAAAATCTTTCTTTCGagctaattaataaaataaatcaatcgTTCATAGCGTAGCTAGCTAATgggagacgtgctatgacagACACTATATAAAACGCAGCCTGCTAGTGAATCAATCCCAAGCATGTATCAGCACTATACCATAATGGCACTTTTTGAATCGATCCACGTTATTTATCTTACCTAGTGCCATATCAATCGTgctaaattttctaaattggTCATTTCCAGTACTATACCGCAAGGACACTTTTACCCTTAAATAAGAATTAGAGAATCTCCTTTCTTACAGGTTATAGATTATGCagatttgaaattataaattatttatcgGTTTTCAGTTTTTTCTCTGATCAGCACATGCGTTCATGAAGTCGTttaaacataattattattggtCAGTCCGCCGATTTATGTACCTTCATTGATGTGATGAGATTATTTTGGCAAGTGCAGTATGTATAGCTTGCACATAGTATATGTATCTAGctaaattaaatttctttattACATGTATCACCCAGGTATGGCGTTTGAGCGACAAGAAAGCATGAAATCACGACATTCCGTTCAATTTATACAGCCCGAAAGGGGAAAAAGCCACACAAGTGGGAATCTTATACCTTATCGTAAGATTTATCGGTTGaaaacaatatttttttttaattttgtaataaaatataatatataaaataagtaCCCCCACGCGATCATAATTCATGGGCTCGTGAAATCTGAAAAGTTGCTGTAATGCCAAAACGCACATGAGAACCGACGAACGGCTTCTTTTAATTACTTGATTTTTGGCTAAATTCCAATTCGATCAGTATACTCTTCTGGGTGTCTCAAAATGGTCCACTTAGTTTATGTTAGCAATTATTAAGCAATGAACATTTAGCAGCATAATTcagtaaaaacaaaaaaaagaacatttaGCAGCGTACATACTAATGTCTTCTGCCATTTGGTCCATTTGATACCGTACCTAAGTTAGGCATGTGGTAGAGGTCTCAGTTTCATATGATTCGTTTTCTTTATATAACAATAATAGTTGGCCAAGACTCGTGAGTCCGAGGAGTTTTCATCATATTATCACAACCTCTTGTAGATATACTCCAATAGCAGAAGCGTCAGATGCCCGCTTCTTGTCACGGGATCGTCGCTTAATTATAATACGAGACTGAATATCATACAAACTTTTACATATCATACAAGGATGGCTTTGGGAATAATCCAAACTGCTCGACAATgttcagaaaataaaattatcaattatATTACTGTTCtccaataatataatttatccggtaaatcaaattaaataaatcgcAGCTTAtccaagaacaaaaaaaaaataaaaattcaataaacaGCTGAATTCGCAGGCCGAGGACTGGAGGGTGCCTGACAGATAATCAGCCCGTACGGCGGTAATCGCGGCTTGCTCTTCGGATCTATTCACCGATGTTGTCTATGTTTTTGTCCGGCGTGGCAGATTATGTCCTGACAGATGACGTGGCACATTCTTATTCGAGCAGGTCTTGCTCAGAACTTCTCCAATTCAATCAGGTCAAGCACATGTCAACCTTCATGTGATCTGTAAGACTGAAACTTCTATGACTCGTAATAAATCTAAAAAATGCTCTGAATTCGGCGAGCCTAACACGATTATATTAAGTGTTGCTGGCGCCACTGCATAGTCACGTGTTCGAGTTTTGATGAATCAACGGCATGTGTTCATAGAAATGAGAATGCCAAGCATATCGAAATTTGGCTTGGTACTTACTGCAATGTTGCCAGTGTCTGTCTTCTGTTCAATTCTGTGACGCCATAAAGCCTGCATCAGATATGTGGACAATAAGCAAGGACTCCTTGGATGCCCGTCTAATTTATATGAAAAGGATTACGGTGCTCGGCCCTTTTGTTTTAGCATAATGGTAATAAAAAAGGTTAGTGTCTCGGTACCGACTATGCTCTCGATTCTCAATCTGGAAATAATGACATTAATTAAACAATAACATCAAGATTCTTTACATCACGATGGAACAATTGCGAATTACAGTCTTTCCTTATAGAAGCATATTCAACCGACTTGATGAccgactatatatatatatatattctgccTTCGTCCAAAACACAGTGTAGAGCGTGATGCGCTTCTGCACTTATTAGGCCGTTGTTGTCCCTTATCGTGGCACGGTCGAATGAACTTGAGAATTTCACAGCGATTCAGACCTTAGACAACAACCCATTACATGTTAGAACGTGTTCGACAGATATCCCGCAAAACCAATGTAGTGAGGACCTTCAAATTTCACGCAAGCTGTTGGATGGATGTCATCATTTCCCTTAGTTATCACTTACGAGGGGAAATTGAAATGGAAGAGCCAAGAGATTATGAACGCGAAGACCATGCACGCAAGGAGGAAGTTCAGGAACCGATGACCGGGCCAAAAGTTCCGGCTCTGCCTTGGCTGTATGATCACCGGAATCGTGATAACAGCCGTTGGTTCGGGTGCCTCAATGTCCCACCGATGCAGTGGCTCGGAATCATTATCTGCTACCGAGACATTGCACGCGACTGATCCACATATCTCGCAAGTTCTTCACATGATATTTCAAAAAAGTCAGTTCTAAAGTCGAAAGATTTCTCAACTAAgtaaaagaagaaggaagaaattcAGACAAATTAAACAAACCAATGAAACCATAAGCTCAAGTTATGGTTTATGTACTATGTCAAGGGGAAGATCCTTCGTATATAAGTCCCGAATAATTCAGTAAAATTCTGACCAGTCGAAATTGGTGATGCAACTAAGTTCATATCAAATTTGTTTTTAACTCGTTTCTTAAGGGTATGAAATAGAAAAATCCTTCACACAATCGAATTAAACCAATGCACGCGGTGAAATCATCATGCATTAAGATCATATTTCACGGGATATTACTATTTCATGTCTCATTGTCACTGCACGTCTTATAGAAATTATTGCTTCCTCCGAATTCTATAACGCCTGACTTCCTCTAGTTTCAAGTACTATGTTAGTTTTTTGTAGTTTCGGAAGAATTTACATTACACCTATGCCGCATGGAAAACTCTGGGAAAGCTCGGTCGCTTGTCTCGGCTGTAATAGCACAAATCTTATCGTACCAAACACGGCCTAAATCGTACATTACCATTTTTTAACTTACATTTACGTCTAATAAAAGTACATAGAAggtaatttaaaaaagaaaaagaaaaagaaaaggaagtcATAGGTTAATGTTTGGTTTGACTCACAAGTTGCCCTTGATCTTGAACCAAGCCTCGGCGCACTGTTTGTGGGCCGCCGCCAAGTCATCCTTGCAAGCGCAACCGAGCTCAATGGGGTCCTGGTTCGATCCAACCAGGCTCAGGTGGCATATCCTGCAGTCCCTCTCGTCCTTGGCTACGGGGCCCTCCTCCTCCGGCTGTGGAGCCCCACGCTCGAGGTCGGGCACCTCGACGGCGCACTCGGCGGGAGCAGAGGGTGCTCTGTTCTCCGGCTGAATCTCAGAGGCAGAATCCTTAAGACTAGGAATAGGGACATTCACATCCTGTGTGTTCTCCTCAGCATCATCCAAAACGGGAGAAGGTGATGATGATTTGTGTGGAGACGGCATTTgtgtggaagaagaagaagacgaagacgaAGGCCCATACAATGAAGAATggttcattaatttctttggaTGTATGCAAGTTGGAGTTTTCCTCTGTTCTTTTGAGAGACCATTTGTgtccccccctctctctctctctctactctcTCAGAGATTTGATATGGTGTGAGGATAACTGAAACGAAATGCATTCTCATGTCAGGAGAAGAGAAAATGGGGGGAAAACCCGATCCGGTCCCTTTAAACAACTGTCTCAGAAACATGTGCGTTGTCGGCTTACTCGTATGGCCCCGTTTCCTCAAGACACATAGGATATGCCTAgtagtaaaaaaatattaatgcaTATGGCATTTGTTTGGTAAGTGAAATTGCCTGTTAACGGGCAATTTCACTTACCAAACAAATGCCATATGCACTCGGCCGGTGGAATTGGAACTTTTTCTTATCGTGCAGAGAACATGGAAGGCTAATAATGCTAAAGTGATGAACCAACCTCTCATAGAGGGAGGGAGCAAGAAAAGGCATAAAGCAAAACGATTATTGGAGTTTTGAGCACAACTATAAAGGACTGTTCTTTTCGCCTCGGTCGGACAGCACTGGCTAAAGTGATTTTGTCTAAAGCAGGTTTTATGATGTCTTCTCGGTGcgtgcttttttatttttaagggCTTCAAAGCACAGTTAAAAACGGATAAAAAGCTCCGGCAATTGCATCGTTATCTCCGACTTTCGCTATTCACAGATGATACTTAATCAATCCCTTACATGGTATGTAAAAGCAGCTTATATCAACTACGTAGGCTTTCCACTGATGAAATATTACGTAACTCGATGACATCTCGTTAAATTTGGGCAGTACTGCCGTGTTTTACGAAGGTCATTGCACTGTTCGGTCGTTGATTTCCGGATACAAGGCAGTCTCCGGTTTGCCCATGAGTTAAAAGAATTAGGCCCATTGGGCGGGTTCATCGCCATAAGCTATTCGTATATTACTAGAACCAGGCCCATCCTTTTCAAGCTAAAATAACATTAGGCCCTTCCCGCCCAAAAGAATTAGGCCCATAATGCCCAAACCAAAATGGGCGTTGGGTCGGCCCACATATGAATATTAACTTTTCGCACCACTATGAAGTAGTTCATGAGCAAATATATAATCGACTTTAATTGCTAAAATGTCATctttatcaaataaaatatctcTCGACCATACATGTACTTAGTCGTCAAGCCCTATAACTACAAAACTGTGGAAACAGATGTGCAGTTAAGTTATAATAAATTCTTGCCACTGAATTTTACTCTTTAACA
This region includes:
- the LOC116216075 gene encoding E3 ubiquitin-protein ligase MARCH8-like, yielding MNHSSLYGPSSSSSSSSTQMPSPHKSSSPSPVLDDAEENTQDVNVPIPSLKDSASEIQPENRAPSAPAECAVEVPDLERGAPQPEEEGPVAKDERDCRICHLSLVGSNQDPIELGCACKDDLAAAHKQCAEAWFKIKGNLTCEICGSVACNVSVADNDSEPLHRWDIEAPEPTAVITIPVIIQPRQSRNFWPGHRFLNFLLACMVFAFIISWLFHFNFPSSESL